One region of Clavibacter michiganensis subsp. tessellarius genomic DNA includes:
- a CDS encoding ABC transporter ATP-binding protein, which translates to MASVTFDKATRLYPGSTRPAVDQIDLEVADGEFLVLVGPSGCGKSTTLRMLAGLEEVNDGNIFIGDRNVTDVPPKDRDIAMVFQNYALYPHMTVAENMGFALKIAGVGKDERATRVLEAAKLLDLEPYLSRKPKALSGGQRQRVAMGRAIVRQPQVFLMDEPLSNLDAKLRVQTRTQIASLQRRLGVTTVYVTHDQTEALTMGDRIAVLKDGVLQQVGTPRDLYEKPQNVFVAGFIGSPAMNLFTANVVDGGVQFGSAVVPVERDVLTNATGNAVTIGVRPEDVVVSTTQGQGLSVTVDLVEELGADGYLYGHTDIEGKRTDLVARVDGRLHPNAGDTVFITPQPGHLHAFDAESGLRLNAPVAAS; encoded by the coding sequence ATGGCATCTGTAACTTTCGACAAGGCCACGCGCCTGTACCCGGGCTCCACGCGCCCCGCGGTCGACCAGATCGACCTGGAGGTCGCCGACGGCGAGTTCCTCGTCCTCGTCGGGCCCTCCGGCTGCGGCAAGTCGACCACCCTCCGCATGCTCGCGGGCCTCGAGGAGGTCAACGACGGCAACATCTTCATCGGCGACCGCAACGTCACGGACGTCCCGCCGAAGGACCGCGACATCGCGATGGTGTTCCAGAACTACGCGCTGTACCCCCACATGACCGTCGCCGAGAACATGGGCTTCGCGCTCAAGATCGCGGGCGTCGGCAAGGACGAGCGGGCCACCCGCGTCCTCGAGGCCGCCAAGCTCCTCGACCTCGAGCCCTACCTCAGCCGCAAGCCCAAGGCGCTCTCCGGCGGCCAGCGCCAGCGCGTCGCCATGGGCCGGGCCATCGTGCGCCAGCCGCAGGTGTTCCTCATGGACGAGCCGCTGTCGAACCTCGACGCCAAGCTCCGCGTCCAGACCCGCACGCAGATCGCGTCGCTCCAGCGCCGCCTCGGCGTCACCACGGTCTACGTCACCCACGACCAGACCGAGGCGCTCACCATGGGCGACCGCATCGCGGTCCTCAAGGACGGCGTCCTGCAGCAGGTCGGCACCCCGCGCGACCTCTACGAGAAGCCCCAGAACGTCTTCGTGGCCGGCTTCATCGGCTCGCCCGCGATGAACCTCTTCACCGCGAACGTCGTCGACGGCGGCGTGCAGTTCGGCTCGGCCGTGGTGCCCGTCGAGCGCGACGTGCTCACGAACGCGACCGGCAACGCCGTCACCATCGGCGTGCGCCCCGAGGACGTCGTCGTCTCCACGACGCAGGGCCAGGGCCTCTCGGTCACGGTCGACCTCGTCGAGGAGCTCGGCGCGGACGGCTACCTCTACGGCCACACCGACATCGAGGGCAAGCGCACCGACCTCGTCGCGCGCGTCGACGGCCGCCTGCACCCGAACGCCGGCGACACCGTGTTCATCACGCCGCAGCCGGGCCACCTGCACGCCTTCGACGCCGAGAGCGGCCTCCGCCTCAACGCGCCGGTCGCCGCGAGCTGA
- a CDS encoding DUF4032 domain-containing protein gives MAGSLNITAATVDPALLDLPWQLPLDEWPSSAIATLPKGISRHLVRFANLSGYVIAIKETTDEMARGEYDMLRTLQRLEIPCVEPVAVITNRTDEDGDPLKSVLVTRHLKFSLPYRALFSQQLRPDTATRLVDALAVLLVRLHMIGFFWGDVSLSNTLFRRDAGAFAAYLVDAETGKLFNGGLSNGQRENDLEIARVNIAGELMDLEAGGRIEEGLDPLETSTRIVAQYRMLWKELTGREEFPTSERWRINERVDRLNDLGFDIEELAIRTTAEGSQVRIQPKVVDAGHHQRRLLRLTGVDAQENQARRLLNDLDSYTAASDKQDLDEEMVAHEWLARVFEPVVRAIPRDLRGKLEPAEVFHQLLEHRWYMSQKMNRDIPLAEAVTAYVQDILRHRRDEATVIDPPTESIGVIEDESEVPITEAEAAEDWRAKV, from the coding sequence ATGGCCGGATCCCTCAACATCACCGCGGCGACGGTCGACCCCGCGCTCCTCGACCTGCCGTGGCAGCTGCCGCTCGACGAGTGGCCGTCCTCGGCCATCGCGACCCTGCCGAAGGGCATCTCGCGGCACCTCGTGCGGTTCGCCAACCTGTCCGGCTACGTCATCGCCATCAAGGAGACGACGGACGAGATGGCGCGCGGCGAGTACGACATGCTGCGCACGCTGCAGCGCCTCGAGATCCCGTGCGTGGAGCCGGTCGCGGTCATCACCAACCGCACGGACGAGGACGGCGACCCGCTGAAGTCGGTGCTCGTCACCCGCCACCTCAAGTTCTCGCTGCCGTACCGGGCCCTCTTCTCCCAGCAGCTCCGGCCCGACACCGCGACGCGCCTCGTCGACGCCCTCGCCGTGCTCCTGGTGCGGCTGCACATGATCGGCTTCTTCTGGGGCGACGTGTCGCTCTCGAACACCCTCTTCCGCCGGGACGCCGGCGCCTTCGCGGCCTACCTGGTGGACGCCGAGACGGGCAAGCTCTTCAACGGCGGCCTGTCCAACGGGCAGCGCGAGAACGACCTCGAGATCGCGCGGGTCAACATCGCGGGCGAGCTCATGGACCTCGAGGCCGGCGGCCGCATCGAGGAGGGGCTCGACCCGCTCGAGACCAGCACGCGCATCGTGGCGCAGTACCGCATGCTCTGGAAGGAGCTCACGGGACGCGAGGAGTTCCCCACGTCGGAGCGGTGGCGCATCAACGAGCGCGTCGACCGGCTCAACGACCTGGGCTTCGACATCGAGGAGCTCGCGATCCGCACGACCGCGGAGGGCTCGCAGGTGCGGATCCAGCCCAAGGTCGTCGACGCCGGGCACCACCAGCGGCGCCTGTTGCGCCTCACCGGCGTGGACGCGCAGGAGAACCAGGCCAGGCGCCTCCTCAACGACCTCGACTCGTACACCGCGGCGTCCGACAAGCAGGACCTCGACGAGGAGATGGTGGCCCACGAGTGGCTCGCCCGCGTCTTCGAACCCGTCGTGCGCGCCATCCCCCGCGACCTCCGCGGCAAGCTGGAGCCCGCCGAGGTGTTCCACCAGCTGCTGGAGCACCGCTGGTACATGTCGCAGAAGATGAACCGGGACATCCCGCTCGCGGAGGCCGTGACCGCGTACGTGCAGGACATCCTCCGCCACCGCCGCGACGAGGCGACGGTCATCGACCCGCCCACGGAGTCGATCGGCGTGATCGAGGACGAGTCCGAGGTGCCCATCACCGAGGCCGAGGCCGCCGAGGACTGGCGCGCGAAGGTGTGA
- the rlmB gene encoding 23S rRNA (guanosine(2251)-2'-O)-methyltransferase RlmB: MANKPSRSGAVRKTKKGPLKGSGGQGRQALEGKKPTPKAEDRPYHPAGKRKLAKDRYEAASAGANRGRDERSERQAPPRARATDRPAGADAPRARRAKQQDESEVVTGRNSVVEALRAKIPATALYIASRIEYDDRVKEVLSLATGRGIPVLEVMRPELDRIAGHDAVHQGLALKVPPYEYADAIELLDKTISRGQLPLMVALDGITDPRNLGAIIRSVAAFGGHGVIVPQRRSVGLTASAWKTSAGAAARTPVAMASNLTQTLKALKQRGVFVVGLDGGGDMSLHEFTLADRPIVVVVGSEGKGLSRLVTETCDTVVSIPIGASTESLNAGIAASVTLYEIGKLRAAAGRK; this comes from the coding sequence ATGGCGAATAAGCCCAGCCGATCAGGCGCGGTACGCAAGACCAAGAAGGGCCCGCTCAAGGGGTCGGGGGGACAGGGCAGGCAGGCCCTCGAGGGCAAGAAGCCCACGCCCAAGGCCGAGGACCGGCCTTACCACCCCGCCGGCAAGCGGAAGCTCGCGAAGGACCGCTACGAGGCGGCGTCCGCGGGCGCCAACCGCGGCCGCGACGAGCGCTCCGAGCGCCAGGCCCCGCCGCGCGCCCGCGCGACGGACCGGCCCGCCGGCGCGGACGCCCCGCGCGCCCGCCGCGCGAAGCAGCAGGACGAGTCCGAGGTCGTCACCGGCCGCAACTCGGTCGTCGAGGCGCTCCGCGCCAAGATCCCGGCGACCGCGCTCTACATCGCCTCGCGCATCGAGTACGACGACCGGGTCAAGGAGGTGCTGTCGCTCGCCACCGGGCGCGGGATCCCCGTGCTCGAGGTCATGCGCCCCGAGCTCGACCGCATCGCCGGCCACGACGCCGTGCACCAGGGCCTCGCGCTCAAGGTGCCGCCGTACGAGTACGCGGACGCGATCGAGCTGCTCGACAAGACGATCTCGCGCGGCCAGCTGCCGCTCATGGTCGCGCTCGACGGCATCACCGACCCGCGGAACCTCGGCGCCATCATCCGCTCGGTCGCCGCGTTCGGCGGCCACGGCGTGATCGTGCCGCAGCGCCGCTCGGTCGGCCTCACCGCCAGCGCCTGGAAGACCTCGGCCGGAGCTGCGGCGCGCACGCCCGTCGCCATGGCGTCGAACCTCACGCAGACGCTGAAGGCGCTCAAGCAGCGCGGCGTCTTCGTGGTCGGCCTCGACGGCGGCGGCGACATGTCGCTGCACGAGTTCACGCTCGCTGACCGGCCGATCGTGGTCGTCGTCGGATCCGAGGGCAAGGGCCTGTCGCGCCTCGTCACCGAGACCTGCGACACCGTCGTCTCCATCCCCATCGGCGCCTCCACGGAGTCGCTCAACGCGGGCATCGCGGCGAGCGTCACGCTCTACGAGATCGGCAAGCTGCGCGCGGCGGCCGGCCGGAAGTAG
- the cysS gene encoding cysteine--tRNA ligase has product MTLRLHDSQTQSLRDFVPLVDGRVGIYVCGPTVQSAPHIGHLRSALAYDQLRRWLTYRGLDVTLVRNVTDIDDKVIDNARRGQEAGGTEEWWALAYRVELEFSRAYGALGILPPSYEPRATASIGEMQALIARLVERGHAYPADDGSGDVYFDTASWPEYGALTRQRADDMEAATDADPRAKRDVRDFALWKGAKQGEPASASWPSPWGAGRPGWHIECSAMSTRYLGAEFDIHGGGLDLRFPHHENELAQSRAAGDPFARYWLHNGLVAVAGQKMSKSLGNSLFAADLLAAARPVVVRYFLGSAHYRSTLEFHDGALAEAEAALDRIETFLDRSARRLAGTRFQAAAAEDGASAVVPAAFAEAMDDDLSVPQALAVLHDAVRAGNAALDAGDLQEAASQRADVSAMVAVLGIDPLADEWRTASDQPARRALQALVEHRIAERQTAREARDFALADRIRQELAEAGITIEDSPGGSHWSIDGE; this is encoded by the coding sequence GTGACCCTGCGCCTCCACGACTCCCAGACGCAGTCCCTCCGGGACTTCGTCCCCCTCGTCGACGGCAGGGTCGGCATCTACGTGTGCGGCCCGACGGTCCAGTCCGCGCCCCACATCGGCCACCTGCGCTCCGCTCTCGCCTACGACCAGCTGCGCCGCTGGCTCACGTACCGCGGCCTCGACGTCACGCTCGTGCGCAACGTCACCGACATCGACGACAAGGTCATCGACAACGCCCGCCGCGGCCAGGAGGCCGGGGGCACGGAGGAGTGGTGGGCGCTCGCCTACCGCGTCGAGCTCGAGTTCTCGCGCGCCTACGGGGCCCTCGGCATCCTCCCGCCCAGCTACGAGCCGCGCGCCACGGCGAGCATCGGCGAGATGCAGGCGCTCATCGCGCGCCTGGTCGAGCGCGGCCACGCCTACCCGGCCGACGACGGATCCGGCGACGTGTACTTCGACACCGCCTCCTGGCCCGAGTACGGCGCCCTCACCCGCCAGCGCGCGGACGACATGGAGGCCGCGACCGACGCGGACCCGCGCGCCAAGCGCGACGTCCGCGACTTCGCGCTCTGGAAGGGCGCCAAGCAGGGCGAGCCGGCGAGCGCGTCGTGGCCCTCCCCGTGGGGCGCCGGCCGGCCCGGCTGGCACATCGAGTGCTCCGCCATGTCCACGCGCTACCTCGGCGCCGAGTTCGACATCCACGGCGGCGGCCTCGACCTCCGCTTCCCGCACCACGAGAACGAGCTGGCGCAGTCGCGCGCCGCGGGGGACCCGTTCGCCCGGTACTGGCTGCACAACGGGCTCGTCGCCGTCGCCGGCCAGAAGATGAGCAAGTCGCTCGGCAACTCGCTGTTCGCGGCCGACCTGCTGGCCGCGGCCCGTCCGGTCGTCGTGCGCTACTTCCTCGGATCCGCGCACTACCGGTCGACCCTCGAGTTCCACGACGGGGCGCTCGCCGAGGCCGAGGCCGCCCTCGACCGCATCGAGACCTTCCTCGATCGCAGCGCCCGCCGCCTCGCGGGCACGCGCTTCCAGGCCGCCGCCGCGGAGGATGGCGCGTCCGCCGTCGTGCCCGCCGCCTTCGCCGAGGCGATGGACGACGACCTCAGCGTCCCGCAGGCGCTCGCCGTGCTGCACGACGCCGTCCGCGCGGGCAACGCCGCCCTCGACGCCGGCGACCTCCAGGAGGCCGCCTCCCAGCGCGCCGACGTCTCCGCGATGGTGGCGGTGCTCGGCATCGACCCCCTCGCCGACGAGTGGCGCACCGCGTCCGACCAGCCCGCGCGCCGTGCGCTTCAGGCGCTGGTCGAGCACCGGATCGCCGAGCGACAGACCGCGCGGGAGGCCAGGGACTTCGCCCTCGCCGACCGCATCAGACAGGAGCTGGCCGAGGCCGGCATCACGATAGAGGACTCGCCCGGCGGGTCGCATTGGAGCATCGATGGCGAATAA
- the ispD gene encoding 2-C-methyl-D-erythritol 4-phosphate cytidylyltransferase: protein MSHDPVAPSDRATVDGEPHGPRLGVVVVAAGSGTRLGAGIPKALVEVGGATLLARSLSAILGLEEEARVVVVAPASHLEETAAVVDAVAGTARASLDVVVGGATRQGSVRAGLDALAASVDTVLVHDAARALTPTSLFAAVARAVRDDDAGVVPGLPVTDTVKRVGGAGECLGTVDRSDLVGVQTPQGFPRAALAAAYASADAEHTDDAALFQAAGGAVRVIPGDALAFKVTTAWDLRRAEELVARAAGGGSAASRLRSGIGTDVHAVDASQPLWLAGLHWPGEAGLAGHSDGDAVSHAMCDALLSAAGLGDIGGIFGTDDPELDGAHGEVFLRRTAELVRGAGYRIVNVAVQVMAVRPKLSPRRAEAERILAAAVGAPVSLAGTTTDGLGFTGRGDGVAAVATALVERV, encoded by the coding sequence ATGAGCCACGACCCCGTCGCCCCCTCCGACCGCGCGACCGTCGACGGGGAGCCGCACGGACCCCGCCTCGGCGTGGTGGTCGTGGCGGCGGGCAGCGGCACCCGCCTCGGCGCGGGGATCCCGAAGGCCCTCGTCGAGGTCGGCGGCGCGACGCTGCTCGCGCGCTCCCTGTCCGCGATCCTCGGCCTCGAGGAGGAGGCGCGCGTCGTCGTCGTCGCGCCCGCGTCGCACCTCGAGGAGACGGCCGCCGTCGTCGACGCCGTCGCGGGCACGGCCCGGGCATCCCTCGACGTCGTGGTGGGCGGGGCGACCCGGCAGGGATCGGTGCGCGCCGGCCTCGACGCGCTCGCCGCGTCCGTCGACACCGTCCTCGTCCACGACGCGGCCCGCGCGCTCACGCCCACCTCCCTCTTCGCCGCGGTGGCGCGGGCGGTCCGCGACGACGACGCCGGCGTCGTCCCCGGCCTCCCGGTCACCGACACCGTGAAGCGCGTCGGCGGCGCGGGGGAGTGCCTCGGCACCGTCGACCGCAGCGACCTCGTGGGCGTCCAGACCCCGCAGGGCTTCCCGCGCGCCGCCCTCGCCGCCGCGTACGCGTCGGCCGACGCCGAGCACACCGACGACGCGGCGCTCTTCCAGGCCGCGGGCGGCGCGGTCCGGGTGATCCCGGGCGACGCGCTCGCGTTCAAGGTCACCACGGCGTGGGACCTGCGCCGCGCGGAGGAGCTCGTCGCGCGCGCAGCGGGGGGCGGTTCCGCCGCCTCGCGCCTCCGCTCCGGCATCGGCACCGACGTGCACGCGGTCGACGCGTCCCAGCCGCTCTGGCTGGCCGGCCTGCACTGGCCGGGCGAGGCCGGACTCGCCGGGCACAGCGACGGCGACGCCGTGAGCCACGCGATGTGCGACGCGCTCCTCTCCGCGGCGGGGCTCGGCGACATCGGCGGGATCTTCGGCACCGACGACCCGGAGCTCGACGGCGCGCACGGCGAGGTGTTCCTCCGGCGCACCGCGGAGCTCGTGCGCGGCGCCGGGTACCGCATCGTCAACGTGGCCGTGCAGGTCATGGCCGTCCGCCCCAAGCTGTCGCCGCGGCGGGCCGAGGCCGAGCGGATCCTCGCGGCGGCCGTCGGCGCGCCCGTCTCGCTCGCGGGCACCACCACGGACGGCCTCGGCTTCACGGGTCGCGGCGACGGCGTCGCCGCGGTCGCGACGGCGCTCGTCGAGCGCGTCTGA
- a CDS encoding CarD family transcriptional regulator produces the protein MIFEVGETVVYPHHGAATIIEVKKRVIRGEEKLYLKLDVNQGGLQIEVPAENVDMVGVRDVIGREGVESVFAVLRAEFTEEPTNWSRRYKANLEKLASGDVLKVAEVVRDLWRRNQDRGLSAGEKSMLQKARGILVGELALAEKTDEEHASTLLDEVLAS, from the coding sequence ATGATCTTCGAGGTCGGCGAGACCGTCGTGTACCCGCACCACGGGGCGGCGACCATCATCGAGGTCAAGAAGCGCGTCATCCGCGGCGAGGAGAAGCTGTACCTCAAGCTCGACGTCAACCAGGGCGGCCTGCAGATCGAGGTCCCCGCCGAGAACGTCGACATGGTCGGCGTGCGCGACGTCATCGGGCGCGAGGGCGTGGAGAGCGTGTTCGCGGTGCTGCGGGCGGAGTTCACCGAGGAGCCCACCAACTGGTCGAGGCGCTACAAGGCGAACCTCGAGAAGCTCGCGTCGGGCGACGTGCTCAAGGTGGCGGAGGTCGTGCGCGACCTGTGGCGCCGCAACCAGGACCGCGGCCTGTCCGCGGGCGAGAAGAGCATGCTGCAGAAGGCGCGCGGCATCCTCGTCGGCGAGCTGGCCCTCGCCGAGAAGACCGACGAGGAGCACGCGTCCACGCTGCTCGACGAGGTCCTCGCGTCCTGA
- a CDS encoding response regulator transcription factor — protein sequence MTRIMLVEDEASLSEPLAFLLQREGYEVDVVEDGPAAVAAFDKDGADLILLDLMLPGLPGTEVCREIRTRSAVPIIMLTAKDSEVDIVVGLELGADDYVTKPYSTRELLARIRAVLRRRVEVDDEPLNVLEVGLVRMDVERHTVEVDGREIAMPLKEFELLELLLRNAGRVLTRGQLIDRVWGSDYFGDTKTLDVHIKRIRSKIEREPSDPVLLVTVRGLGYRFEA from the coding sequence GTGACACGCATCATGCTCGTCGAGGACGAGGCGTCGCTCAGCGAGCCGCTCGCCTTCCTGCTCCAGCGCGAGGGCTACGAGGTCGACGTCGTCGAGGACGGCCCCGCGGCCGTGGCGGCGTTCGACAAGGACGGCGCCGACCTGATCCTGCTCGACCTCATGCTCCCGGGACTCCCGGGCACCGAGGTCTGCCGCGAGATCCGCACGCGCTCGGCGGTGCCGATCATCATGCTCACCGCGAAGGACTCCGAGGTGGACATCGTCGTGGGCCTCGAGCTCGGCGCGGACGACTACGTCACCAAGCCGTACTCCACGCGGGAGCTGCTCGCGCGGATCCGCGCCGTGCTCCGCCGCCGCGTGGAGGTGGACGACGAGCCGCTCAACGTCCTCGAGGTCGGGCTCGTGCGCATGGACGTGGAGCGCCACACGGTCGAGGTCGACGGCCGCGAGATCGCCATGCCGCTGAAGGAGTTCGAGCTCCTCGAGCTGCTGCTCCGCAACGCCGGCCGGGTGCTCACGCGCGGCCAGCTCATCGACCGGGTGTGGGGGTCCGACTACTTCGGCGACACCAAGACGCTCGACGTGCACATCAAGCGGATCCGCTCCAAGATCGAGCGCGAGCCGTCCGACCCCGTGCTGCTCGTCACCGTGCGTGGCCTCGGCTACCGCTTCGAGGCGTAG
- a CDS encoding sensor histidine kinase, translated as MDTGALVLVCLLIGLAVGAGFVWLLHHAADRGDRAVEITNPVVPDGVDQVLEALESAGIVLDPSNNVMKASPGAISSGLVFHQALVHPELVAMVDRVRRSGEPMAEEVSLARGPFGAAEFQMHVRVARLGTRYVLLLAQDRTESHRLDQVRRDFVANISHELKTPIGAVGLLAEALDSCADDAVQVRRFAARLTTESARLARITQEIIELSRLEAANALEKAEPVDVDHVISVALDQVRLGAELRGIELARGKRSRTTVYGDEALLVVAVANLLSNAVNYSPDGSRVGIGVMHEDGAVEVVVTDQGIGIPEDEQGRIFERFFRVDQARARDTGGTGLGLSIVKHVVQNHGGDVRVWSRPGRGSTFTIRLPEASQTPALAGTDIGEPT; from the coding sequence ATGGACACCGGTGCGTTGGTGCTCGTCTGCCTCCTCATCGGACTGGCGGTCGGCGCGGGATTCGTGTGGCTGCTGCACCACGCGGCGGACCGCGGCGACCGTGCCGTCGAGATCACCAACCCGGTCGTCCCGGACGGCGTCGACCAGGTGCTCGAGGCGCTGGAGTCCGCCGGCATCGTGCTCGACCCGTCCAACAACGTGATGAAGGCGTCGCCCGGCGCGATCTCCTCCGGCCTCGTCTTCCACCAGGCGCTCGTGCACCCGGAGCTCGTCGCCATGGTCGACCGCGTCCGGCGATCCGGCGAGCCGATGGCCGAGGAGGTGTCGCTCGCGCGCGGCCCGTTCGGCGCGGCCGAGTTCCAGATGCACGTGCGGGTCGCCCGCCTCGGCACCCGCTACGTGCTGCTCCTCGCGCAGGACCGCACCGAGTCCCACCGCCTCGACCAGGTGCGCCGCGACTTCGTGGCGAACATCAGCCACGAGCTGAAGACGCCCATCGGCGCGGTCGGGCTGCTCGCGGAGGCGCTCGACTCGTGCGCCGACGACGCGGTGCAGGTGCGGCGCTTCGCGGCCCGGCTCACCACGGAGTCGGCCCGGCTCGCGCGGATCACGCAGGAGATCATCGAGCTGTCGCGGCTCGAGGCGGCCAACGCGCTGGAGAAGGCGGAGCCCGTCGACGTCGACCACGTGATCAGCGTGGCGCTCGACCAGGTGCGGCTCGGCGCGGAGCTCCGCGGCATCGAGCTCGCCCGCGGCAAGCGCTCGCGCACCACCGTCTACGGCGACGAGGCCCTCCTCGTGGTGGCGGTCGCGAACCTCCTGAGCAACGCCGTCAACTACTCGCCGGACGGATCCCGCGTCGGCATCGGCGTGATGCACGAGGACGGCGCCGTCGAGGTCGTGGTCACCGACCAGGGCATCGGCATCCCGGAGGACGAGCAGGGCCGGATCTTCGAGCGCTTCTTCCGCGTCGACCAGGCCCGCGCCCGCGACACCGGGGGCACGGGGCTCGGGCTCAGCATCGTCAAGCACGTCGTGCAGAATCATGGCGGCGACGTGCGGGTCTGGTCCCGTCCCGGCCGCGGCTCGACCTTCACCATCCGCCTCCCCGAGGCATCGCAGACCCCGGCGCTCGCCGGTACGGACATCGGAGAACCCACGTGA
- the phoU gene encoding phosphate signaling complex protein PhoU, giving the protein MREVFQQELHEVQERLIEISALVAISIENATRAFNESNVSLAETVIEQDRRIDELATSLDELAINILARQQPVARDLRIVVSALRISASLERMGDLAEHIAQLSRYRFPDKVVPKSLRPTFLELGQLDVAIARKLTDLLTTEDPKLAEEIRNDDDRIDELHLSVFDKVLGETWKGAAVDTVDSTLASRYHERFADHAVSIAKTVQYLATGDWVQADA; this is encoded by the coding sequence ATGCGCGAAGTGTTCCAGCAGGAGCTCCACGAGGTGCAGGAGCGTCTCATCGAGATCTCCGCGCTCGTCGCCATCTCCATCGAGAACGCGACGCGCGCGTTCAACGAGTCGAACGTCAGCCTCGCCGAGACGGTCATCGAGCAGGACCGCCGCATCGACGAGCTCGCCACGAGCCTCGACGAGCTGGCCATCAACATCCTCGCGCGCCAGCAGCCGGTGGCCCGCGACCTCCGCATCGTCGTGAGCGCGCTGCGCATCAGCGCGTCGCTCGAGCGGATGGGCGACCTGGCCGAGCACATCGCGCAGCTCTCGCGCTACCGCTTCCCGGACAAGGTGGTGCCGAAGTCGCTCCGCCCCACGTTCCTCGAGCTCGGCCAGCTCGACGTCGCCATCGCCCGCAAGCTCACGGACCTCCTCACCACCGAGGACCCGAAGCTCGCCGAGGAGATCCGCAACGACGACGACCGCATCGACGAGCTGCACCTCAGCGTCTTCGACAAGGTGCTCGGAGAGACCTGGAAGGGCGCGGCCGTCGACACGGTCGACTCCACCCTCGCCAGCCGCTACCACGAGCGCTTCGCCGACCACGCGGTGTCCATCGCGAAGACCGTGCAGTACCTCGCGACCGGCGACTGGGTGCAGGCCGACGCCTGA
- a CDS encoding phosphoglyceromutase produces the protein MAEPRTLVLLRHGNSDWNQKNLFTGWVDVELSEQGVAEGRRAGELLAESGILPDVLHTSVLIRAIDTANIALKRAGRSWIPVQRTWRLNERHYGALQGKDKAQTLAEYGPEQFATWRRSFDVPPPPIADDDEYSQSADPRYADLGDDLPRTECLKDVIERMLPYWESDIQPDLASGRTVLVTAHGNSLRALVKHLDGISDADIAELNIPTGIPLVYRLDEGFRPIVPGGEYLDPEAAAAGAAAVAAQGSTK, from the coding sequence ATGGCTGAACCCCGCACCCTCGTGCTGCTGCGTCACGGCAACAGCGACTGGAACCAGAAGAACCTGTTCACCGGATGGGTGGACGTCGAGCTGAGCGAGCAGGGCGTCGCGGAGGGCCGGCGCGCCGGCGAGCTCCTCGCCGAGTCCGGCATCCTCCCCGACGTGCTGCACACCTCCGTCCTCATCCGCGCCATCGACACCGCCAACATCGCGCTCAAGCGCGCCGGCCGCTCGTGGATCCCCGTCCAGCGCACCTGGCGCCTCAACGAGCGCCACTACGGCGCGCTCCAGGGCAAGGACAAGGCGCAGACCCTCGCCGAGTACGGCCCCGAGCAGTTCGCCACCTGGCGCCGCTCGTTCGACGTGCCGCCGCCCCCCATCGCCGACGACGACGAGTACTCGCAGTCGGCCGACCCCCGCTACGCCGACCTCGGCGACGACCTGCCCCGCACGGAGTGCCTCAAGGACGTCATCGAGCGGATGCTGCCCTACTGGGAGTCGGACATCCAGCCCGACCTCGCCTCCGGCCGCACGGTGCTCGTCACGGCGCACGGCAACTCGCTGCGCGCGCTCGTGAAGCACCTCGACGGCATCTCGGACGCGGACATCGCCGAGCTCAACATCCCCACCGGCATCCCGCTGGTGTACCGCCTCGACGAGGGCTTCCGCCCGATCGTCCCCGGCGGCGAGTACCTCGACCCGGAGGCCGCCGCAGCGGGCGCCGCGGCCGTCGCCGCGCAGGGCAGCACGAAGTAG